The region CAATTCCATTTTTGCCTGTGATATTAAATAAAATCCAATTTTCAGGATAGTTAAAGGTAACTCCCACATCAGCGTTTGAATAAGTCTTTGTTGTTATGTTAGTTAGGTTTGTAGACTCGTTTGATATCTGAATTGAATTGTCGGTACAACCTGACAAAAAAACCACAATAACAATAATAGCCCCCAGAAATAAAACTTTTTTCAACATGATCCCCTCTTTTTTGAAACTTACATTAAATGGATGTTTTCATTTAAAAACGTTTTTAATATAAAGTCATCCTCAAATTATATAAAAATTACTGCATTTCATCATTAATTATTTAACAAGGAAAAGATTAAAAAGCTATCATGAAAAACCCAATTATATTGTTAGGTATCATCTTAGTTGTATTCTTGGCAGTTTTTGCAGTAATAAATTTAGGGAATAAACCACAAAACGATTCAAACAATCTTAACTGGTATACGGACATTGGTTTTGCATTAAAAGAAGCACAAACTAATAATAAAACAGTTATGATAGATTTCTATTCTCCTGCATGTGATAATTGCGCTAAGTTGGATGATGTAACATTTAAAGATCCTAATGTTAAACAAAAACTCACTAGCAACTATGTACTTGTTAAAATAAATGTGGACAAAAATCCAAATCTAGCCACCGAATACCAAATTACATCTGCTCCAGTATTAGTGTTTTTAAACTCAACCGGACAGGAAATAAAAAGAATTCAAGGTTATAAAGAACCTGGAGAATTCATGAATAATCTTTAATAAAGGGATCATATGGATTTAGCCTTTTTACTCT is a window of Methanobacterium sp. Maddingley MBC34 DNA encoding:
- a CDS encoding thiol:disulfide interchange protein (PFAM: Thioredoxin), with protein sequence MKNPIILLGIILVVFLAVFAVINLGNKPQNDSNNLNWYTDIGFALKEAQTNNKTVMIDFYSPACDNCAKLDDVTFKDPNVKQKLTSNYVLVKINVDKNPNLATEYQITSAPVLVFLNSTGQEIKRIQGYKEPGEFMNNL